The proteins below are encoded in one region of Lactuca sativa cultivar Salinas chromosome 3, Lsat_Salinas_v11, whole genome shotgun sequence:
- the LOC128132851 gene encoding uncharacterized protein LOC128132851 has translation MAPPARLNQLQMEQVRNIVAEEFKNAFNELITGVTNDIINQVKALLDERLTAIPRAALSAPPVRDSAYYFEKFSKCSPPLWNGESDPVADKHWVSDVEGAFMTVGCPDQYKVVIAMNQLRKRGKTWWSTITALLNEEEEFPTLSAIMDAARRREIELQTQSKRKANDTSSKTNGDAQKKKKQGGKSRYEYRPSSGQGEKNPLICYNCKKPGHHWKNCRAPPASAVPQINSAALVCYHCNETGHKKPECPKLKAGKGSGGTNPAIASSSKGPTLVSRGRAHQMTADEPVITATVPGTYLLDSMPTVVMFDSGATHSFVSGTFIKRLGCSIGKLARPMVVEVADNRTIYVTDVYRGCTLEFSGVEFPIDLIPIAMRELCVIVGMDWLDAFDAEIHCRKKQVRVRNPRGGELIIQGDIPRLAMASCSSAIALDDVPIVSDFSDLSLEH, from the exons ATGGCTCCGCCTGCTCGCcttaatcagctccaaatggAGCAAGTTAGGAATATTGTCGCTGAGGAATTCAAAAATGCTTTCAATGAACTAATCACGGGCGTGACCAATGACATAATCAACCAGGTCAAAGCTCTTCTGGATGAGCGCCTCACAGCTATTCCCAGGGCAGCGTTATCGGCTCCGCCCGTTCGGGATTCGGCATACTACTTCGAGAAGTTCAGCAAGTGTAGCCCTCCGCTTTGGAACGGTGAATCGGACCCGGTTGCTGATAAGCACTGGGTGTCAGATGTTGAGGGCGCCTTCATGACTGTTGGGTGTCCGGACCAGTACAAAGTTGTGATCGCCATGAATCAGCTGCGAAAAAGGGGAAAGACATGGTGGAGCACCATCACCGCTCTATTAAACGAGGAAGAA GAGTTCCCGACTTTATCCGCGATCATGGATGCAGCGAggaggagggaaatcgagttgcagACCCAGTCCAAGAGGAAGGCCAATGACACCTCCTCCAAGACAAACGGAGATGCCCAGAAAAAGAAAAAGCAGGGTGGTAAGTCAAGGTATGAGTATAGGCCGTCTTCAGGTCAGGGCGAGAAAAATCCGTTGATATGCTACAACTGTAAAAAGCCAGGGCATCATTGGAAGAATTGTAGGGCTCCCCCTGCGAGTGCAGTTCCTCAGATTAATTCTGCTGCTCTCGTCTGCTATCACTGCAACGAGACGGGACACAAGAAGCCCGAATGCCCGAAGTTGAAGGCTGGCAAAGGAAGTGGGGGTACAAATCCTGCAATTGCATCGTCTTCTAAGGGACCCACTTTGGTGTCACGAGGTCGTGCTCACCAGATGACTGCAGATGAGCCGGTGATTACCGCGACAGTGCCAG GCACTTATTTGCTAGATTCCATGCCTActgttgttatgtttgatagcgGTGCTACCCATTCTTTTGTATCTGGCACGTTTATTAAACGTTTGGGATGTAGTATTGGAAAATTGGCTCGCCCAATGGTTGTCGAAGTTGCCGACAACCGCACTATTTATGTCACCGATGTTTATCGGGGTTGCACTCTCGAGTTTTCTGGAGTTGAATTCCCTATTGATCTTATCCCTATTGCAATGCGAGAGCTCTGTgttatcgtaggcatggattggcttgatGCATTTGATGCGGAAATCCACTGTCGTAAGAAGCAAGTTCGTGTTCGAAACCCTAGAGGTGGAGAACTTATTATTCAGGGGGACATTCCCCGCCTGGCTATGGCTTCTTGCTCTTCTGCTATAGCACTAGATGACGTTCCTATTGTTTCCGACTTCagcgat ctatcactcgagcattaa